In a genomic window of Sutcliffiella sp. FSL R7-0096:
- the sppA gene encoding signal peptide peptidase SppA: protein MNGKRWAALGIAALLFFVSIITSIATRPAESSTSESFSSIFGGEAEFIEEIIQDGSPNRKILVLEVNGVIQDTGSDVTSIFQSPGYNHRQFLRMLDQAKEDNSVQGIIVRVNSPGGGVSESAEIHKRLVEIKEETEKPIYISMGTMAASGGYYIAAPADKIFASRETITGSIGVIMQGINYKELAENYGVKFETIKSGPYKDIMSPTKDMSEEEREILQSMVDNMYNQFVEVIAEGRGMSEAEVRNFADGRIYDGKQAKDINIVDELGYFEDVIDAMKNDNDMGNVQVVQYTENLGWGSLFSMNVQSLLKPESEMQMLARLINQPNSPRLMYLYAE from the coding sequence ATGAACGGAAAGCGTTGGGCCGCGTTAGGAATAGCGGCATTGTTATTTTTTGTATCCATCATCACTAGCATAGCGACAAGGCCAGCCGAAAGCTCCACATCTGAGTCATTTTCCAGTATTTTCGGGGGCGAAGCAGAATTTATTGAAGAAATAATTCAGGATGGAAGTCCAAATCGAAAGATACTTGTTTTGGAAGTGAACGGTGTTATTCAAGATACCGGAAGTGATGTTACTTCCATCTTTCAATCACCGGGCTACAATCATCGTCAGTTTTTAAGAATGTTAGATCAGGCAAAGGAAGATAATTCCGTACAAGGGATCATTGTCCGAGTGAATTCCCCAGGTGGCGGAGTGTCAGAGAGTGCAGAGATACATAAGCGATTGGTGGAAATCAAGGAAGAAACAGAAAAGCCAATCTATATTTCCATGGGCACGATGGCTGCTTCAGGAGGGTATTATATAGCTGCTCCTGCTGACAAAATCTTTGCATCACGTGAAACGATTACTGGTTCCATTGGAGTCATTATGCAGGGAATCAATTATAAAGAGCTTGCTGAGAACTATGGAGTGAAATTTGAAACCATCAAAAGCGGTCCATATAAAGACATCATGTCCCCGACAAAGGATATGTCAGAAGAGGAACGCGAAATCCTTCAATCCATGGTAGACAATATGTATAACCAGTTTGTGGAGGTTATTGCTGAAGGAAGAGGGATGAGCGAGGCGGAAGTACGTAACTTCGCAGACGGAAGAATCTATGATGGGAAACAGGCAAAGGACATTAATATTGTGGATGAGCTTGGCTACTTTGAGGATGTCATCGATGCGATGAAGAATGACAATGATATGGGGAATGTCCAGGTGGTTCAATATACAGAAAACCTCGGATGGGGCTCTTTATTCAGTATGAATGTTCAATCCTTATTAAAGCCAGAGTCAGAGATGCAGATGTTAGCAAGACTGATCAATCAACCTAATTCTCCAAGACTGATGTACTTGTATGCAGAGTAG
- a CDS encoding NAD kinase: protein MTERRKIFFFYKREEELVAKVAKLEQLAEQNNFEILNDYQHANIIVAVGGDGTFLQAVQKTGFKEDCLYAGINTGDTSSFYCDFHIDDTDKMVEAMTFEQIEVRKYPTIEVSIDGVSKFQCLNECSIRSAIIKTFAIDVYIDDLHFETFRGDGMIVSTPTGSTAYNKSVQGAVVDPMLPCFQVSELASINNNSYRTLGSPFIMAGARKLTLKVIQDGNDYPTIGIDNEALSIKHVERLDIQLTDRKIKTVKLKDNSFWEKVKRTFL, encoded by the coding sequence ATGACAGAACGCCGTAAAATATTTTTCTTTTATAAAAGAGAAGAAGAATTGGTGGCCAAGGTTGCAAAGCTTGAGCAATTGGCTGAACAAAATAACTTCGAAATTCTAAATGATTATCAACATGCCAACATCATTGTGGCAGTCGGTGGAGATGGTACATTCCTGCAGGCGGTACAAAAAACAGGCTTCAAAGAGGACTGCCTCTATGCCGGCATCAATACCGGAGACACGTCTAGCTTCTATTGCGACTTCCATATTGATGATACGGATAAGATGGTCGAAGCCATGACCTTTGAGCAAATTGAGGTCAGAAAGTATCCTACCATTGAAGTATCCATTGATGGTGTGTCAAAGTTCCAATGTTTGAACGAATGCTCAATCCGATCTGCCATTATCAAAACATTCGCTATTGATGTCTACATAGATGATCTCCACTTTGAAACATTCCGCGGGGATGGGATGATCGTATCTACGCCTACAGGCAGTACGGCATATAATAAATCCGTACAAGGGGCCGTCGTTGATCCGATGTTGCCATGCTTTCAAGTGAGTGAGTTGGCATCCATCAATAATAACAGTTACAGGACGCTTGGATCGCCATTCATCATGGCCGGTGCAAGAAAACTTACATTGAAAGTGATACAAGACGGCAACGATTATCCTACAATAGGAATTGATAATGAGGCTCTTAGCATCAAGCATGTCGAGCGTTTGGATATTCAATTGACTGACAGAAAAATTAAGACCGTTAAGCTGAAGGATAATTCCTTTTGGGAGAAGGTTAAGAGGACTTTCTTATAG